One Streptomyces sp. B21-105 genomic region harbors:
- the chvE gene encoding multiple monosaccharide ABC transporter substrate-binding protein, protein MRNRRAALAAIAGAASLALTLSACGQSGEGGSEEKAGDAKGGTIGIAMPTKSSERWITDGANVEKDLKAKGYKTKLVFGEDDPDQQVSQIENLITQGVKALIIAAIDNKSLNNVLQQAADAKIPVISYDRLILGSKNVDYYASFDNEKVGKLQATYLVDKLGVASGKGPFNIELFAGSNDDNNTKYFFNGAMSVLKPYIDSKKLVVKSGQTAMTQVTTLRWDGATAQKRMEDILTSSYKSGKVDAVLSPYDGISIGIIAALKSDGYGSAAKPLPVISGQDAELASVKSIIAGQQSMTVYKDLRKLAQVATDMVDATLNGKKPEINDTKSYDNGTKVVPAYLLQPVSVDKTNYQKELVDGGYYTADQLK, encoded by the coding sequence ATGCGTAACCGCAGAGCCGCCCTCGCCGCCATAGCCGGAGCCGCCTCCCTCGCCCTCACCCTGTCCGCCTGCGGACAGTCCGGTGAGGGCGGCAGTGAGGAGAAGGCCGGCGACGCCAAGGGAGGCACCATCGGCATCGCGATGCCGACCAAGTCCTCCGAGCGCTGGATCACCGACGGCGCCAACGTCGAGAAGGACCTCAAGGCCAAGGGCTACAAGACCAAGCTGGTCTTCGGCGAGGACGACCCCGACCAGCAGGTCTCGCAGATCGAGAACCTGATCACCCAGGGCGTCAAGGCGCTGATCATCGCGGCGATCGACAACAAGTCGCTGAACAACGTCCTCCAGCAGGCCGCCGACGCCAAGATCCCGGTCATCTCCTACGACCGCCTGATCCTCGGCTCGAAGAACGTCGACTACTACGCGTCCTTCGACAACGAGAAGGTCGGCAAGCTCCAGGCCACCTACCTCGTGGACAAGCTGGGCGTGGCGTCCGGCAAGGGCCCCTTCAACATCGAGCTCTTCGCCGGCTCCAACGACGACAACAACACCAAGTACTTCTTCAACGGTGCGATGAGCGTGCTCAAGCCGTACATCGACAGCAAGAAGCTGGTCGTCAAGTCCGGTCAGACCGCCATGACGCAGGTCACCACCCTGCGCTGGGACGGCGCCACCGCCCAGAAGCGCATGGAGGACATCCTCACCTCGTCGTACAAGAGCGGCAAGGTCGACGCCGTGCTCTCGCCCTACGACGGCATCTCCATCGGCATCATCGCCGCGCTGAAGTCGGACGGCTACGGCTCCGCCGCCAAGCCGCTGCCGGTCATCAGCGGTCAGGACGCCGAGCTGGCCTCCGTGAAGTCGATCATCGCCGGCCAGCAGTCGATGACCGTCTACAAGGACCTCCGCAAGCTCGCCCAGGTCGCCACGGACATGGTCGACGCCACCCTGAACGGCAAGAAGCCCGAGATCAACGACACCAAGTCGTACGACAACGGCACCAAGGTCGTCCCCGCCTACCTGCTGCAGCCGGTGAGCGTCGACAAGACGAACTACCAGAAGGAGCTCGTCGACGGCGGCTACTACACCGCTGACCAGCTCAAGTAA
- a CDS encoding aldose epimerase family protein: MSGRSGRRETVQTLFGVLADGTEVSSWSLENGGTRLTVLDYGGIVQSLEVPDRDGRYANVSLGFSALDDYVAGSPYFGALIGRFGNRIAAGRFTLDGETHQLPLNDGDRSLHGGTEGFDRRVWDVETFTEGPDVGLRLRLTSADGDMGYPGTLNVTVTYTLTGGGDWRIDYEATTDRATVVNLTNHVYWNLAGEGSGSVHDHELEIAAARYLPVDQSLIPTGEPADVAGTPFDFRTAKPVGRDLRVAHEQSLHCKGVDHNYVLDKGVTARPEPVAVLRDPASGRTLSIATTEPGLQFYSGNFLDGTLVGTSGRVYRQGDALCLETQAFPDAPNQPSFPSTVLRPGQTYRTTTVHSFGLI; this comes from the coding sequence GTGAGTGGAAGAAGTGGAAGGCGGGAAACAGTGCAGACGCTCTTCGGCGTGCTGGCCGACGGCACCGAGGTCTCCAGCTGGTCGCTGGAGAACGGCGGGACCCGGCTGACGGTCCTCGACTACGGCGGGATCGTGCAGTCGTTGGAGGTCCCCGACCGGGACGGCCGGTACGCCAACGTCTCCCTCGGGTTCTCCGCCCTCGACGACTACGTGGCCGGCAGCCCGTACTTCGGCGCTCTGATCGGCCGCTTCGGCAACCGCATCGCCGCGGGCCGTTTCACCCTGGACGGCGAGACCCATCAGCTGCCCCTCAACGACGGGGACCGGAGTCTGCACGGCGGCACCGAGGGCTTCGACCGGCGCGTGTGGGACGTCGAGACGTTCACCGAGGGCCCGGACGTCGGTCTGCGGCTGCGTCTGACGAGCGCCGACGGCGACATGGGCTACCCCGGCACGCTGAACGTGACGGTGACGTACACCCTCACCGGCGGCGGCGACTGGCGCATCGACTACGAGGCCACCACCGACCGGGCCACCGTCGTCAACCTCACCAACCACGTCTACTGGAACCTCGCCGGCGAGGGCAGCGGCTCGGTGCACGATCACGAACTGGAGATCGCCGCCGCCCGCTACCTCCCCGTGGACCAGAGCCTCATCCCCACCGGCGAACCGGCCGACGTCGCCGGCACCCCGTTCGACTTCCGGACCGCCAAGCCGGTCGGCCGGGACCTGCGCGTCGCCCACGAGCAGTCGCTGCACTGCAAGGGCGTCGACCACAACTACGTCCTCGACAAGGGCGTCACCGCCCGGCCCGAGCCGGTCGCCGTCCTGCGGGACCCCGCCTCCGGCCGCACCCTGAGCATCGCCACCACCGAGCCGGGGCTGCAGTTCTACTCGGGCAACTTCCTCGACGGCACGCTCGTCGGAACGAGCGGCCGGGTCTACCGTCAGGGCGACGCGCTCTGCCTGGAGACGCAAGCCTTCCCGGACGCGCCGAACCAGCCGTCGTTCCCGTCCACGGTGCTGCGGCCCGGACAGACGTACCGGACGACGACGGTCCACTCGTTCGGCCTCATCTGA
- a CDS encoding SCO2400 family protein yields the protein MDYCHPCRRHLNGALACPGCGTPAEQLRAYPQDAHQPEQYEPEPLPYAPEPYGGGDDDHGAQDEPGVVDDDDEAQGRTARRRGHGRGGRRGPGGVSASAAPDGSRRDRKASAHRRRRRRAVLIGVGFVLAAGGLSLAELGVDAPGFSSSADPSAAGGESSEIDGSAAQPSASGRPLDDRADTVGASPSPDPSASASASVSASASPSSTAGTATPGPDREARSGTRPGSSDATGPSDDDSGSAPTSGSSTPASSPKPSPSETCTRFLWWCS from the coding sequence ATGGACTACTGCCACCCGTGCCGACGGCACCTCAACGGCGCCCTCGCCTGCCCGGGGTGCGGCACACCCGCCGAACAGCTACGCGCGTATCCGCAGGACGCGCACCAGCCGGAGCAGTACGAACCGGAACCGCTCCCCTACGCGCCCGAGCCGTACGGCGGCGGCGACGACGATCACGGCGCTCAGGACGAGCCCGGCGTCGTCGACGACGACGACGAGGCGCAGGGGCGGACCGCGCGCCGCCGTGGGCATGGCCGGGGCGGGCGGCGGGGGCCGGGCGGCGTGTCCGCGTCCGCAGCGCCGGACGGGAGCCGTCGCGACCGCAAGGCCTCCGCCCATCGCCGGCGCCGCAGGCGCGCGGTGCTGATCGGCGTCGGCTTCGTCCTGGCGGCGGGCGGGCTGAGCCTGGCCGAGCTGGGCGTGGACGCCCCGGGCTTCTCCTCGTCGGCCGACCCCTCGGCGGCCGGCGGAGAGTCGTCCGAGATCGACGGCTCGGCGGCGCAGCCGAGCGCGTCCGGGCGGCCCCTGGACGACCGGGCGGACACGGTCGGGGCCTCGCCCTCCCCGGACCCCTCGGCCTCCGCCTCCGCGTCCGTCTCCGCGTCGGCCTCGCCGTCCTCGACGGCCGGGACCGCGACGCCCGGCCCGGACCGGGAAGCCCGGTCGGGCACCCGCCCCGGCTCCTCGGACGCGACCGGCCCGTCGGACGACGACTCGGGCTCTGCCCCGACCTCCGGCTCGTCGACGCCGGCCTCGTCCCCGAAGCCCTCGCCGTCGGAGACGTGCACCCGGTTCCTGTGGTGGTGCTCCTGA
- a CDS encoding mandelate racemase/muconate lactonizing enzyme family protein — MRITGISTHVVGTPWRNLTYVLVHTDEGLTGVGETRMLGHTDALIGYLKEAEANHILGSDPFAVEDLARRMKYGDYGRAGEIVMSGIAVVEMACWDIKGKALGVPVWQLLGGKVTDKVKAYANGWYTTERTPEAYHKAARSVMEHGYQALKIDPFGTGHFELDHRQSLYAVSLIEAVRDAIGPDAELMLEMHGRFSPATAVRLAKELAPFKPAWLEEPCPPENLKALEKIAAKVDIPVATGERIHDRIEFRELFESQAVDIIQPDVGHIGGIWETRKLAATAEAHYVLVAPHNVGGPVLTAASLQVGFTSPNFKVLEHFNDFADAEIKKVVKGAPEVIDGYFHLSDKPGLGVELDVDAAAEFPQQQARFDLWAEGWEQRKPKAAEQ, encoded by the coding sequence GTGCGCATCACCGGAATCAGCACGCATGTGGTCGGGACGCCGTGGCGCAACCTGACCTACGTCCTGGTGCACACCGACGAGGGCCTCACGGGCGTCGGCGAGACCCGGATGCTGGGCCACACCGACGCGCTGATCGGCTACCTGAAGGAGGCCGAGGCCAACCACATCCTCGGCTCCGACCCGTTCGCTGTCGAGGATCTCGCACGCCGCATGAAGTACGGCGACTACGGGCGGGCCGGCGAGATCGTGATGTCGGGCATCGCGGTGGTCGAGATGGCCTGCTGGGACATCAAGGGCAAGGCGCTCGGCGTGCCGGTCTGGCAGCTCCTCGGCGGGAAGGTCACCGACAAGGTCAAGGCCTACGCCAACGGCTGGTACACCACCGAGCGGACCCCGGAGGCCTACCACAAGGCCGCCAGGAGCGTCATGGAGCACGGCTACCAGGCGCTCAAGATCGACCCCTTCGGCACCGGGCACTTCGAGCTGGACCACCGGCAGAGCCTCTACGCCGTCTCCCTCATCGAGGCCGTGCGCGACGCCATCGGGCCGGACGCCGAGCTGATGCTGGAGATGCACGGCCGCTTCTCCCCCGCCACCGCCGTACGGCTGGCCAAGGAGCTCGCGCCGTTCAAGCCCGCGTGGTTGGAGGAGCCCTGCCCGCCGGAGAACCTGAAGGCCCTGGAGAAGATCGCCGCCAAGGTCGACATCCCGGTCGCCACCGGTGAGCGCATCCACGACCGCATCGAGTTCCGCGAGCTGTTCGAGAGCCAGGCCGTCGACATCATCCAGCCGGACGTCGGTCACATCGGCGGCATCTGGGAGACCCGCAAGCTCGCCGCCACCGCCGAGGCGCACTACGTGCTCGTCGCCCCGCACAACGTCGGCGGGCCGGTGCTCACCGCCGCCTCCCTGCAAGTCGGGTTCACCTCCCCGAACTTCAAGGTCCTCGAGCACTTCAACGACTTCGCCGACGCGGAGATCAAGAAGGTCGTCAAGGGCGCGCCCGAAGTGATCGACGGCTACTTCCACCTCTCCGACAAGCCCGGCCTCGGCGTCGAGCTGGACGTGGACGCGGCCGCCGAGTTCCCGCAGCAGCAGGCGCGCTTCGACCTCTGGGCCGAGGGCTGGGAACAGCGCAAGCCGAAGGCCGCCGAGCAGTGA
- the mmsA gene encoding multiple monosaccharide ABC transporter ATP-binding protein has protein sequence MAGPVLEMRSIVKTFPGVKALSDVSLTVRQGEVHAICGENGAGKSTLMKVLSGVHPHGSYGGDILFEGEVVQFKDIRASEQHGIVIIHQELALSPYLSLAENIFLGNEHAKGGFIDWRQTLRHATELLRRVGLSDHPETRVADIGVGKQQLVEIAKALSKKVKLLILDEPTAALNDEDSGKLLDLILELKKQGITSIIISHKLNEIRKVADSVTIIRDGHSIETLDVKSAETTEDRIISGMVGRDLDHRFPERTPHEAADKDAAPALEIRDWTVHHPIDQQRKVVDDVSIQVRRGEIVGIAGLMGAGRTELAMSVFGRAYGRHAGGTVLKDGKEIRTKTVAEAIGHGIAYVTEDRKHYGLNLIDTINRNISLTALNKVAKRGVVDEHEERQVSEGYRKSMNIKAPTVFEPVGKLSGGNQQKVVLSKWIFAGPDVLILDEPTRGIDVGAKFEIYTVIDQLAAQGKAVVFISSELPELLGMCDRIYTMAAGRLTGEFPRAEATQEVLMRQMTKDKEVTR, from the coding sequence ATGGCGGGACCCGTCCTGGAAATGCGCTCGATCGTCAAGACCTTTCCCGGCGTCAAGGCGCTGTCAGACGTCTCATTGACCGTCCGTCAGGGCGAGGTCCACGCCATCTGTGGTGAGAACGGCGCCGGAAAGTCCACCTTGATGAAGGTGCTCTCCGGCGTCCATCCCCACGGCAGCTACGGAGGCGACATCCTCTTCGAGGGGGAGGTCGTCCAGTTCAAGGACATCCGGGCGAGCGAGCAGCACGGCATTGTGATCATCCACCAGGAGCTGGCGCTGTCGCCGTACCTCTCCCTGGCGGAGAACATCTTCCTCGGCAACGAACACGCCAAGGGCGGGTTCATCGACTGGCGGCAGACCCTGCGGCACGCCACCGAGCTGCTGCGCCGGGTCGGTCTCAGCGACCACCCGGAGACCCGTGTCGCCGACATCGGTGTGGGCAAGCAGCAGCTCGTGGAGATCGCGAAGGCGCTCTCCAAGAAGGTGAAGCTGCTCATCCTCGACGAGCCCACCGCGGCGCTGAACGACGAGGACAGCGGCAAGCTCCTGGACCTGATCCTGGAGCTGAAGAAGCAGGGCATCACCTCGATCATCATTTCCCACAAGCTCAACGAGATCCGCAAGGTCGCGGACTCGGTGACGATCATCCGCGACGGGCACTCCATCGAGACGCTCGACGTGAAGTCGGCCGAGACGACCGAGGACCGGATCATCAGCGGCATGGTCGGCCGCGACCTCGACCACCGCTTCCCCGAGCGCACCCCGCACGAGGCGGCGGACAAGGACGCGGCTCCGGCCCTGGAGATCCGCGACTGGACCGTGCACCACCCGATCGACCAGCAGCGCAAGGTGGTCGACGACGTGTCGATCCAGGTGCGCCGCGGGGAGATCGTCGGGATCGCCGGCCTGATGGGCGCGGGCCGTACCGAGCTCGCCATGAGCGTCTTCGGACGCGCCTACGGCCGGCACGCGGGCGGCACCGTCCTCAAGGACGGCAAGGAGATCCGTACGAAGACGGTCGCCGAGGCCATCGGCCACGGGATCGCGTACGTCACCGAGGACCGCAAGCACTACGGCCTCAACCTCATCGACACGATCAACCGCAACATCTCGCTGACCGCCCTGAACAAGGTCGCGAAGCGGGGCGTGGTCGACGAGCACGAGGAGCGGCAGGTCTCCGAGGGCTACCGCAAGTCGATGAACATCAAGGCCCCGACCGTCTTCGAGCCGGTGGGCAAGCTGTCCGGCGGCAACCAGCAGAAGGTCGTCCTCAGCAAGTGGATCTTCGCGGGTCCCGACGTGCTGATCCTGGACGAACCGACGCGCGGTATCGACGTCGGCGCCAAGTTCGAGATCTACACGGTCATCGACCAGTTGGCCGCCCAGGGCAAGGCGGTCGTCTTCATCTCCTCCGAGCTGCCGGAACTGCTCGGCATGTGCGACCGCATCTACACGATGGCCGCCGGACGGCTCACGGGCGAGTTCCCGCGGGCCGAGGCCACGCAGGAAGTGCTGATGCGTCAGATGACGAAGGACAAAGAGGTAACGCGATGA
- a CDS encoding zinc-dependent alcohol dehydrogenase — protein sequence MSTAVVVQAPGEHRIVRHEPRQPEPGEALVRVHATGICGSDREVYHGNRPEGYVRYPVTPGHEWSGTVEAVGAGVPPSLLDRKVVGEGFRNCQVCDRCHTGATTLCTEGYEETGFTQPGAMAATLTLPARLLHPLPDDADLTAAALLEPAACVAAAAIKVHALPGERVAVVGTGTLGMFAVQFLKAGSPAELLVVGTRGDREELSRQFGATDFRTCDQDLPDDIDLVIETAGSPTAARTAASLLRRGGRLVLTGIPAPGAAGLDPTDLVVRQLEVHTVFGAPPDAWAYTVRVFGAGLLDPLPLITHELPLTAFADAIDLVGSGDPKVGKVLLRP from the coding sequence GTGAGCACCGCCGTCGTGGTCCAGGCGCCGGGCGAGCATCGCATCGTCCGGCACGAACCGCGGCAGCCGGAACCCGGCGAGGCGCTGGTCCGCGTCCACGCGACCGGCATCTGCGGCAGCGACCGCGAGGTGTACCACGGCAACCGGCCCGAGGGGTACGTGCGCTACCCGGTGACCCCCGGCCACGAGTGGTCCGGGACGGTCGAGGCGGTCGGCGCCGGGGTCCCCCCGTCGCTCCTGGACCGCAAGGTGGTGGGCGAGGGCTTTCGCAACTGCCAGGTCTGCGACCGCTGCCACACGGGCGCGACGACGCTGTGCACGGAAGGGTACGAGGAGACCGGTTTCACCCAGCCGGGGGCGATGGCCGCCACCCTCACCCTCCCGGCGCGGCTGCTGCACCCCCTTCCGGACGACGCCGACCTCACCGCGGCGGCCCTGCTGGAACCGGCGGCCTGCGTCGCGGCCGCCGCGATCAAGGTGCACGCCCTGCCGGGCGAGCGGGTGGCCGTCGTCGGCACCGGGACGCTGGGCATGTTCGCCGTGCAGTTCCTCAAGGCGGGCTCGCCCGCCGAGCTGCTGGTCGTGGGCACGCGCGGCGACCGGGAGGAGCTCTCCCGGCAGTTCGGCGCCACCGACTTCCGCACCTGTGACCAGGATCTCCCCGACGACATCGACCTCGTCATCGAGACCGCCGGGTCCCCGACCGCCGCCCGGACCGCCGCCTCACTGCTCAGGCGCGGTGGCCGGCTGGTCCTGACCGGGATCCCGGCGCCCGGTGCGGCCGGGCTGGACCCGACGGACCTCGTCGTACGGCAACTGGAGGTGCACACCGTCTTCGGAGCTCCACCGGACGCCTGGGCCTACACGGTCCGGGTGTTCGGGGCCGGGCTGCTCGATCCGCTGCCGCTCATCACGCACGAGCTGCCGCTGACCGCGTTCGCCGACGCCATCGATCTGGTCGGCTCCGGCGATCCGAAGGTGGGCAAGGTGCTGCTCAGGCCGTAG
- the mmsB gene encoding multiple monosaccharide ABC transporter permease, translating into MSTDVTDKSPAAAPPGKSGGSASGGGLLQVMLDGLRRNMRQYGMLIALGLLVVLFQVWTGGDLLLPRNVSNLVLQNSYILILAIGMMLVIIAGHIDLSVGSVTAFTGAFAAVLTVQHDVAWPVALVLCLIVGAVAGSVQGFLIAYLGIPSFIVTLAGMLLFRGLTEILLEGQTLGPFPDGLQKMGNGFLPEVGPNTNYHNITLLLGFALLAFVVLQEVRDRKRQQEFALDVVPRNLFLLKLVAIAAAVLTVTMLLASYKGAPIILIILGALVVGYGYIMRNAVFGRHIYAIGGNLPAAKLSGVRDKKVTFLVFLNMGVLAALAGLVVAARLNAASPKAGLSFELEAIASSFIGGASMSGGVGTVLGAIIGGLVLGVLNNGMNLLSVGSDWQQVIKGLALLIAVGFDVWNKRKSGS; encoded by the coding sequence ATGAGCACGGACGTGACCGACAAGAGCCCGGCGGCCGCGCCGCCCGGGAAGAGCGGGGGCTCCGCCTCCGGCGGCGGGCTTCTGCAGGTGATGCTCGACGGCCTGCGCCGCAACATGCGCCAGTACGGCATGCTGATCGCGCTGGGCCTGCTCGTCGTCCTGTTCCAGGTGTGGACCGGCGGCGACCTGTTGCTGCCGCGCAACGTCTCCAACCTGGTCCTGCAGAACAGCTACATCCTGATCCTCGCGATCGGCATGATGCTGGTGATCATCGCGGGTCACATCGACCTCTCGGTCGGTTCGGTGACGGCGTTCACGGGAGCCTTCGCGGCCGTCCTCACCGTCCAGCACGACGTGGCGTGGCCCGTCGCGCTGGTGCTGTGCCTGATCGTCGGCGCGGTGGCCGGCTCGGTGCAGGGCTTCCTGATCGCCTATCTCGGCATACCCTCCTTCATCGTCACCCTCGCGGGCATGCTGCTCTTCCGCGGTCTGACGGAGATCCTCCTGGAGGGCCAGACCCTCGGCCCGTTCCCGGACGGTCTGCAGAAGATGGGCAACGGCTTCCTGCCGGAGGTCGGCCCGAACACCAACTACCACAACATCACGCTGCTGCTGGGCTTCGCCCTGCTGGCCTTCGTGGTCCTCCAGGAGGTCCGGGACCGCAAGCGTCAGCAGGAGTTCGCGCTCGACGTGGTGCCGCGGAACCTCTTCCTGCTCAAGCTCGTCGCCATCGCCGCCGCGGTCCTCACGGTCACGATGCTGCTCGCCAGCTACAAGGGCGCGCCGATCATCCTGATCATCCTCGGCGCCCTGGTCGTCGGCTACGGCTACATCATGCGCAACGCCGTCTTCGGCCGTCACATCTACGCGATCGGCGGCAACCTGCCGGCGGCGAAGCTGTCCGGCGTCAGGGACAAGAAGGTCACCTTCCTGGTCTTCCTGAACATGGGCGTGCTCGCGGCCCTGGCGGGTCTCGTGGTCGCCGCCCGTCTGAACGCGGCCTCTCCGAAGGCGGGCCTCAGCTTCGAACTCGAGGCGATCGCCTCGTCGTTCATCGGCGGCGCGTCCATGAGCGGCGGCGTCGGCACGGTCCTCGGCGCGATCATCGGTGGTCTCGTCCTCGGTGTGCTGAACAACGGCATGAACCTCCTCAGCGTCGGCAGCGACTGGCAGCAGGTCATCAAGGGCCTCGCCCTGCTGATCGCGGTCGGGTTCGACGTCTGGAACAAGCGCAAGTCCGGTTCCTGA